In Acinetobacter sp. TGL-Y2, a genomic segment contains:
- a CDS encoding HNH endonuclease signature motif containing protein yields MSKGAAIIYTQAQLEFIESNCILGRKELTEKVNSKFGTSFAVDHIKSLCTRKKWNTGKSGCFQKGSIPWNTGTKGVCKPNSGNFKKGQITWNKKPIGYERICSKDGYLLIKIAEPNVFVLKHRFIWEKVNGPIPDSHTLAFKNMDRADCRLENLLLMNKAEMVRYNQSFHKLATPESNESCLLMAKIKNRKHQIQKQVA; encoded by the coding sequence ATGTCAAAAGGTGCTGCAATCATATACACCCAAGCACAATTGGAGTTTATAGAATCTAATTGTATCTTAGGGAGAAAAGAGCTGACTGAAAAAGTGAATAGTAAATTTGGAACTTCTTTTGCAGTTGATCATATTAAATCCCTGTGCACGCGTAAAAAATGGAATACAGGTAAATCTGGTTGCTTTCAGAAGGGATCAATACCTTGGAATACTGGCACTAAAGGAGTCTGTAAACCAAACTCTGGAAACTTTAAAAAAGGCCAGATTACTTGGAATAAAAAACCCATAGGGTACGAACGAATATGCTCTAAAGATGGCTATCTTCTGATTAAGATTGCCGAGCCTAATGTTTTTGTCCTTAAGCACAGATTTATTTGGGAGAAAGTAAACGGCCCTATACCTGACAGCCATACCCTTGCCTTCAAGAACATGGATAGAGCTGATTGTCGTTTAGAGAATTTGCTTTTAATGAACAAGGCAGAGATGGTTCGATATAACCAAAGTTTTCATAAGTTGGCTACGCCTGAAAGCAATGAGTCATGTCTATTGATGGCAAAAATCAAAAACCGTAAACATCAAATCCAGAAGCAGGTGGCGTAA